From the Salvelinus fontinalis isolate EN_2023a chromosome 35, ASM2944872v1, whole genome shotgun sequence genome, one window contains:
- the LOC129834565 gene encoding alpha-protein kinase 3-like isoform X1 yields the protein MSSRRLMTRSYSVGDGRSSSHNGDDVIGSSRASSRSYLSDVRPENSYSSHSYSQYRPSRSTLHCVMAHLTEETQPSFETTLKSRAVSETCSIKFTCEVSGHPAPEVTWYKDDLQLDRYCGLPKYNISRNGQNHSLHIYNCTMEDAAIYQASARNNKGIVTCSGVLEVGTMSEYKIHQQYFAKIKLKAENTRRELEEPKPWDKENHGSPGSRQETLRTISPDRSQRKRRSPMDPSLSAPSFMEDEVVEESTQAHAGEAEARLQDTPVVGEEKRESNRAGSSNVNGQAAITENSSNKGRTYVYDSVEKSFAPHTPKTSLAKKKIKISNGEDSEMTADSQAGKKPEERGMSKEGEVSVTPCLVESSPSLRSSEEALEVESAVETSASKTKSVKYMNQSERALLNNTVSVMEEVKVQVKEKVPVQTPPHSGEPSILSPSTGLLSTGETVSGNKSQNAAVAQVTQNVGNNNIMGSQSTVPPVTSSQPSPPAKLKPQPSPSAKIEPQPSPSAKIQPQPSPPSAKSQSQPRQPSPPSAKSQSQPRQPSPPSAKSQSQPRQPSPPSAKSQSQPRQPSPSAKPQPQPNPPSAKLQPQPRQSSLSVKSQLGPSVTPQPQPDPPSAKLQLQIRQPSPSEKLQASPSAKLQPQPRQPNPSIKLQPQPSSSVTPQPQASPSVTTPQVLSNTPENIKTYQSNVTDMEVDDKPSVLEHLNSTTTPLKGQTECPGKDSTSVLEVLNSDTYSIHGTRTAVEVAGESVESVLTSPCKSSEAVSALSQRLCEQSGDQLSVEETSTCLKNVSLSRLPAQLGGEVTQNHRQTEREWNGTPVGQEPVILTIRRKLDGQSPSPRQRSPSSSDREVTANANKRSPTLHNPPGRSASDKMTQGTQDHSRGSSESHTLPFTEPRKSPLESPGVGEKTLGCSVSSVGQQGQVEIAIKTVGETEIQVDVKVQGNHLAELHAQGGSYERRVDMETVYKVSKVQEGEIERLKKAPEKKTVESIAVAVWDEKSIPVLKIAECQGLSLKPRFQPIIPDTSQTADTTTSVPNTNISEQQTKAPTPVAKVMSIADILRSQMENSAPTEVSPVPPISLAPISVATISMLLIQSLNTDQQPKCPPSIDIQDVRMQSPELRMDETEYRQEPEKDTCKKETDTSVGSISASNVEYRFNTYEPERFESPIVTPMTEASPKAFVIPPISIVDMDGTLENSNPPVCIVTDIESVMDTDQEHLLDHNADISLAANKDGQKESSLVTPEQKSLDITVPPTSISSVTFTAEKQQTLENTVKGMDSSHSLPPVFTSQHGRDKICASPHSERSTESSSLPSATENQSFSTKNTGFTNNIATPTLQPVSEKRRDSSPDTGIILGRSEACKPDVPQPGPQTVQRFDVQRFDTKGSPSSETQGSVPVPTIPLDSKSSPSKEVKVEEYSKPDSKTSVSVTESSSGLLKGSDSVSPMPSATPQELASGARRKILIPKPKGEDPEAVASQIDTQSPQREGVLRMSSRLSPESSSPMSPGLSRRSPLLQPPNGQRTPPTERRSPLLSRRKLAPTPETLKQSQEPALETTDTTKTEEKPAKKDKHNPFKAPQVIRKIRGEPFSDAAGHLKLWCQFFNVLSDSTIKWIKDEVEIAEVKRSAGDETQVALAIVQTSSRDCGVYGCTITNEYGTDTTDFLLSVDILSGMFLREDQEVGEEIEMSPLLFTKGLADSGVWGSKLFGRIVMEEDHIGEGCSHKACRVKVIYGLEPVFESGTTCYIKVKSPIAYYGVKEESNLVERNLAITQQECRLQNIAREYCKIFAAECTVIGTFGEALEVIPVHLMYRPANTIPHATVESDLKGVYLRYCLMDATGRLVMRTGSEAALKCCALQHWILQWTNGNLLLTRMEGVDFKITNIGISIKSKGYQSLTITENPNVFEQFVSQHQCNYYCGLLSLRSLKTQDSLQTPAKPKCSRSPLLHRKMGGSSSPQPSRKATGSPRLIRKPTQPEDSKATAKHKAVDDPNVVRS from the exons ATGAGTTCCAGGAGGCTGATGACACGCTCCTACTCTGTGGGGGACGGCAGGTCCAGCTCCCACAATGGAGATGATGTCATAGGGAGTAGCAGAGCCAGCAGCCGCAGCTACCTCTCTGATGTCAGGCCTGAAAACAG CTACTCCAGTCACAGCTATTCTCAATACAGGCCATCAAG GAGCACACTACATTGTGTTATGGCACATTTAACGGAGGAGACCCAGCCATCCTTTGAGACGACATTAAAGTCAAGAGCCGTATCTGAAACCTGTAGCATCAAGTTCACCTGTGAGGTGTCAG GTCACCCCGCTCCAGAAGTGACATGGTATAAAGATGATTTGCAATTGGACAGATACTGTGGACTACCTAAATACAACATTTCCCGCAATGGACAAAACCATTCACTGCACATTTACAA TTGCACTATGGAGGATGCAGCCATCTACCAGGCGTCAGCCAGGAACAACAAAGGCATTGTGACCTGCTCTGGAGTCCTTGAGGTGGGGACGATGAGCGAATACAAGATCCACCAGCAGTACTTCGCCAAGATCAAACTGAAGGCCGAAAACACACGCAGAGAGCTGGAGGAGCCCAAGCCATGGGACAAGGAGAACCACGGGTCTCCTGGTAGTCGGCAGGAAACACTGAGGACCATCAGTCCAGACCGGTCCCAGAGGAAGCGACGGTCCCCTATGGACCCCAGCCTCAGTGCCCCCAGCTTTATGGAGGATGAAGTGGTTGAGGAGAGCACTCAGGCTCATGCTGGGGAGGCAGAGGCCAGGCTACAGGACACACCTGTGGTGGGAGAAGAAAAACGGGAATCTAACAGGGCTGGGTCTTCCAATGTCAATGGACAGGCAGCCATTACAGAAAATAGCAGCAACAAAGGCCGGACGTATGTTTACGATTCAGTGGAGAAGTCTTTTGCTCCACACACACCAAAAACATCACTGGCCAAGAAGAAGATAAAGATCTCCAATGGAGAGGATAGTGAGATGACGGCTGATAGCCAAGCAGGGAAGAAgcctgaggagagagggatgagtaaagaaggagaggtcagtgtgACACCTTGTCTGGTTGAGTCCTCACCCTCACTGCGGTCATCAGAAGAGGCCCTGGAAGTGGAGAGTGCTGTTGAAACTTCAGCCTCAAAGACAAAGAGTGTAAAATACATGAATCAGTCTGAGAGAGCCCTACTGAACAACACTGTGTCAGTAATGGAAGAAGTGAAGGTCCAAGTGAAGGAGAAAGTACCTGTACAAACCCCACCACACAGCGGAGAGCCTAGCATCCTGTCTCCTTCTACTGGGCTCCTCTCTACAGGGGAAACCGTCTCCGGGAATAAGAGTCAGAATGCTGCAGTGGCTCAGGTGACCCAAAATGTTGGAAATAACAATATTATGGGGAGTCAGAGTACAGTTCCTCCTGTCACCTCATCACAACCAAGTCCTCCAGCTAAACTAAAACCACAACCAAGTCCTTCAGCTAAAATAGAACCACAACCAAGTCCTTCAGCTAAAATACAACCACAACCAAGTCCTCCTTCAGCGAAATCACAATCACAACCACGTCAACCAAGTCCTCCTTCAGCGAAATCACAATCACAACCACGTCAACCAAGTCCTCCTTCAGCGAAATCACAATCACAACCACGTCAACCAAGTCCTCCTTCAGCGAAATCACAATCACAACCACGTCAACCAAGCCCTTCAGCAAAACCACAGCCACAACCAAATCCTCCTTCCGCGAAACTACAACCACAACCACGTCAATCAAGCCTATCAGTAAAATCACAACTAGGTCCCTCAGtaacaccacaaccacaaccagatCCTCCTTCTGCGAAACTACAACTACAAATACGTCAACCAAGTCCTTCAGAGAAACTCCAAGCAAGTCCTTCTGCGAAACTACAACCACAACCACGTCAACCAAATCCTTCAATTAAATTACAACCACAACCAAGTTCCTCTGTCACACCACAACCACAAGCAAGTCCTTCAGTAACAACTCCACAGGTGTTGagcaacacaccagagaacatTAAAACCTATCAAAGCAACGTAACAGACATGGAGGTAGACGATAAGCCTTCTGTCCTGGAACAcctaaacagcaccactactccCCTAAAAGGTCAAACTGAATGCCCGGGGAAGGATTCAACATCAGTGCTTGAGGTGCTAAACTCAGATACTTATTCCATCCATGGAACTAGAACTGCAGTTGAAGTTGCTGGGGAATCAGTGGAGTCAGTACTAACATCACCCTGTAAGAGCAGCGAGGCTGTCTCTGCCTTGTCTCAGCGTCTGTGTGAACAGTCAGGAGATCAGCTGTCTGTGGAGGAAACAAGCACGTGCCTAAAGAATGTGTCTTTGTCTCGGCTGCCTGCGCAGCTGGGCGGGGAG GTTACACagaaccacagacagacagagagagagtggaatgGAACACCTGTCGGGCAAGAACCTGTAATACTAACCATCCGGAGAAAGCTGGACGGACAATCACCTTCGCCACGACAACGTTCTCCATCGTCATCGGACAGAGAAGTCACAGCAAATGCCAACAAACGGTCTCCTACTTTGCACAATCCTCCGGGCCGATCGGCCTCTGACAAAATGACGCAGGGCACACAGGATCATTCCAGGGGATCAAGTGAGAGCCATACATTACCTTTTACAGAGCCACGAAAGTCACCCCTGGAAAGCCCGGGTGTTGGTGAGAAAACCTTGGGGTGTAGTGTTTCCTCAGTAGGCCAGCAAGGCCAAGTTGAGATAGCTATAAAAACCGTTGGTGAGACAGAAATACAAGTTGACGTTAAAGTACAGGGTAATCATTTGGCTGAGTTACATGCACAGGGAGGCAGTTATGAGAGAAGAGTTGACATGGAAACTGTTTATAAAGTTAGCAAAGTTCAGGAAGGTGAAATTGAAAGACTTAAGAAAGCACCTGAAAAGAAAACCGTTGAAAGTATAGCAGTGGCTGTATGGGATGAGAAGAGTATACCTGTGTTGAAGATAGCAGAATGCCAAGGTCTTTCTCTAAAACCCCGCTTTCAGCCTATTATTCCAGACACATCACAGACGGCAGACACAACAACAAGTGTCCCAAACACAAACATCTCAGAGCAACAAACAAAAGCCCCAACACCTGTAGCCAAAGTAATGTCTATTGCCGATATTCTAAGGTCACAAATGGAGAATAGTGCCCCTACAGAAGTAAGTCCAGTGCCACCCATTTCATTGGCACCTATTTCAGTAGCTACCATTTCAATGCTCCTTATACAAAGTCTAAACACAGACCAACAACCGAAATGTCCCCCATCAATTGACATACAGGATGTGAGAATGCAAAGTCCAGAGTTGAGGATGGATGAGACAGAGTACAGGCAGGAACCTGAGAAAGACACTTGTAAGAAGGAAACCGATACATCTGTCGGTTCTATTTCAGCTTCAAATGTAGAATATAGATTTAATACCTATGAACCAGAACGATTTGAGTCCCCCATAGTTACTCCTATGACTGAAGCCTCACCTAAAGCTTTTGTTATTCCTCCGATTTCTATTGTCGACATGGATGGCACTTTAGAGAACAGTAATCCTCCTGTATGTATAGTAACCGACATTGAAAGTGTCATGGATACAGACCAGGAGCATCTTTTGGACCATAATGCTGATATTAGTCTGGCTGCGAATAAGGATGGTCAAAAAGAGTCTTCTCTTGTTACTCCAGAGCAGAAGTCCTTGGACATTACAGTTCCCCCTACATCCATCTCATCTGTTACCTTCACTGCAGAGAAACAACAAACACTAGAAAATACAGTCAAAGGGATGGATTCTTCACACTCATTGCCTCCAGTGTTCACCAGTCAACATGGCAGAGACAAAATATGTGCTTCTCCCCATTCGGAGCGTTCAACAGAATCTAGCTCACTTCCTAGTGCCACTGAGAACCAAAGTTTTTCTACAAAAAATACAGGATTTACAAACAACATTGCAACCCCTACATTGCAACCTGTCAGTGAAAAACGGAGAGACTCTTCACCAGATACTGGTATTATTTTAGGTCGGAGTGAAGCATGCAAACCTGATGTTCCTCAGCCTGGTCCTCAGACAGTACAAAGGTTTGATGTACAAAGGTTTGATACCAAGGGTTCCCCAAGTAGTGAGACACAAGGGTCAGTACCTGTTCCCACCATTCCGTTGGATAGCAAAAGCTCTCCATCCAAGGAGGTGAAAGTTGAGGAATATTCAAAGCCAGACTCTAAAACATCTGTCTCAGTCACTGAAAGCAGTTCTGGCCTGCTGAAGGGATCAGACAGTGTGTCCCCCATGCCCTCAGCCACCCCACAGGAGCTGGCCTCCGGCGCTAGACGCAAAATCTTAATCCCGAAACCCAAAGGAGAGGACCCTGAAGCTGTTGCTTCACAGATTGACACCCAGAGCCCCCAGAGAGAGGGGGTCCTCAGGATGAGCTCCAGGCTATCCCCAGAGTCCTCCTCTCCCATGTCCCCTGGTCTGTCCCGCAGGTCGCCCCTGCTGCAGCCCCCCAATGGCCAGCGCACCCCTCCAACAGAGAGACGCTCCCCACTGCTCAGTAGGAGGAAGCTGGCTCCAACACCAGAGACCCTCAAACAGAGCCAGGAACCTGCCCTGGAGACAACCGACACTACCAAGACTGAGGAGAAACCAGCTAAGAAGGACAAGCATAACCCATTCAAAG ctcctcagGTCATCAGGAAGATTAGAGGAGAGCCCTTCTCAGATGCGGCAGGACATCTGAAGCTGTGGTGCCAGTTCTTCAACGTTCTTAGTGACTCCACAATTAAGTGGATCAAGGATGAGGTGGAGATTGCTGAGGTTAAAAGAAG TGCAGGAGATGAGACTCAGGTAGCCTTGGCTATTGTCCAGACGTCCAGCAGAGACTGTGGAGTTTATGGCTGCACCATCACTAATGAATACGGGACAGACACAACAGACTTCCTACTGAGTGTTGACA TACTCTCTGGCATGTTTCTGCGTGAGGATCAAGAAG tgggagaggagatagagatgaGTCCACTACTGTTCACCAAGGGCCTGGCTGACTCTGGCGTCTGGGGAAGTAAGCTCTTTGGGCGTATCGTGATGGAGGAGGACCATATAGGAGAGGGCTGCTCCCACAAGGCCTGCAGAGTGAAGGTCATCTATGGGCTGGAGCCAGTGTTTGAGTCTGGGACCACATGTTACATTAAGGTGAAGAGCCCCATCGCCTACTACGGAGTCAAGGAGGAGAGCAACCTGGTCGAGAGGAACCTGGCAATCACCCAACAG GAATGTCGACTTCAGAACATTGCTCGTGAATACTGCAAGATCTTCGCTGCGGAATGTACGGTGATAGGAACCTTTGGAGAAGCGCTGGA AGTGATCCCAGTCCACCTTATGTATCGGCCTGCCAACACCATTCCCCATGCTACAGTGGAGTCTGACCTGAAGGGGGTCTATCTGAGGTACTGTCTGATGGACGCTACAGGCCGGCTGGTCATGAGAACTGGCTCAGAGGCGGCACTGAAGTGTTGTGCTCTGCAGCACTGGATCCTCCAGTGGACCAATGGAAACCTGCTGCTCACTCGGATGGAAG GTGTTGACTTCAAGATCACAAACATTGGAATTTCCATCAAATCAAAAGG GTACCAAAGTCTCACGATCACAGAGAACCCCAATGTGTTTGAGCAGTTTGTCTCTCAGCACCAGTGTAACTACTACTGCGGCCTCCTCAGCCTGAGGTCCCTGAAGACACAGGACTCCCTGCAGACCCCAGCCAAACCCAAGTGCTCCAGGAGCCCCCTGCTCCACCGCAAGATGGGCGGCTCCTCCAG TCCCCAGCCTTCCAGGAAGGCCACAGGAAGCCCCCGGCTGATCAGAAAGCCAACACAGCCAGAGGACAGCAAAGCCACCGCCAAGCACAAGGCCGTTGATGACCCCAATGTTGTCCGAAGTTAG